Proteins co-encoded in one Caldisericia bacterium genomic window:
- the tsaE gene encoding tRNA (adenosine(37)-N6)-threonylcarbamoyltransferase complex ATPase subunit type 1 TsaE: MKIKTKSPEETKRAGEEFGRKLKPGDIVLVIGELGAGKSVFIRGIAKGLKVKEIVKSPSFVIIQEFEGKYPFYHVDLYRTDVQEIAELGIFELMDKGIVCIEWGERILPLLKHVKKIIVNIKKLEGNIREIEIHDTSIN; encoded by the coding sequence GTGAAGATAAAGACAAAAAGTCCTGAAGAAACTAAAAGGGCTGGTGAGGAATTTGGAAGAAAATTAAAACCTGGTGATATTGTTCTGGTAATAGGAGAATTGGGAGCAGGAAAATCTGTATTTATAAGAGGGATAGCAAAGGGACTTAAAGTAAAGGAAATTGTAAAATCACCATCCTTTGTTATAATTCAGGAATTTGAAGGGAAATACCCCTTTTACCATGTTGACCTCTACAGAACTGACGTTCAAGAAATTGCTGAACTGGGAATCTTTGAGCTTATGGATAAAGGAATTGTCTGTATTGAATGGGGTGAGAGAATTCTACCTCTTCTCAAACATGTGAAAAAAATAATTGTTAACATAAAAAAACTTGAAGGAAATATAAGGGAGATAGAAATACATGATACATCTATCAATTAA